One genomic window of Cellulophaga sp. Hel_I_12 includes the following:
- a CDS encoding patatin family protein, producing the protein MKALVISGGGSKGAFAGGVAQYLIEVKKKQYDLFLGTSTGSLLIPQLALNNIGKLYDIYTNVNQNSIFSLNPFIVKKRDNREYVTINYFTTLLQFIKRKRTFGESGALRRTIKKNFSPQEFQELKKSNKTLVVTVSNLSKNRVEYKQLTDFNYDEFCDWIWISCNYIPFMSLVTKNGFEYGDGGLGCVVPIREAIKRGATEVDAIILESENLNQHKVLGKNPFSLMLSIYGFVLDQIEYHDVSEGVLSAKLNNVKLNLYYTPTSLTENSLVFNKKLMHDWWLQGFGYAEAKFNGVKEN; encoded by the coding sequence TTGAAAGCATTAGTAATTAGTGGTGGAGGCAGTAAAGGTGCTTTTGCGGGTGGTGTGGCACAATATTTAATAGAAGTTAAAAAAAAGCAATACGACCTTTTTTTAGGCACTTCTACGGGTAGTCTTTTAATTCCACAATTAGCCCTAAATAACATCGGTAAATTATATGATATTTATACCAATGTAAATCAAAACTCTATTTTTAGTCTAAATCCGTTTATCGTCAAGAAAAGAGATAATAGAGAGTATGTGACTATTAATTATTTCACCACCTTATTGCAATTTATCAAACGGAAAAGAACTTTCGGTGAAAGTGGGGCATTGCGTCGTACGATTAAAAAGAATTTTTCTCCTCAAGAATTTCAAGAACTCAAAAAATCGAATAAAACGCTTGTAGTGACGGTATCAAACCTATCCAAAAATAGGGTAGAGTATAAGCAATTAACTGATTTTAATTATGATGAATTTTGTGATTGGATTTGGATTTCCTGTAATTATATTCCCTTTATGTCTTTGGTGACTAAAAACGGTTTTGAATATGGCGACGGTGGCTTGGGTTGCGTTGTGCCCATTCGTGAGGCCATTAAGCGAGGTGCTACAGAAGTTGATGCTATTATTTTAGAATCAGAAAATTTAAATCAGCATAAAGTTTTAGGTAAAAATCCGTTTTCATTGATGCTCAGTATTTATGGTTTTGTATTAGACCAAATAGAATATCATGATGTTTCCGAAGGGGTATTATCTGCAAAACTTAATAATGTAAAACTCAATTTATATTATACACCAACAAGCCTTACCGAAAACTCCTTAGTTTTTAATAAAAAATTAATGCACGATTGGTGGCTACAGGGCTTCGGTTATGCAGAAGCAAAATTCAATGGTGTTAAAGAAAATTAG